From the genome of Loxodonta africana isolate mLoxAfr1 chromosome 4, mLoxAfr1.hap2, whole genome shotgun sequence:
TTCATCTCACTTCTCAGCGCTTGTTTTATCACAAGTTGTTTGGGTAAGATATTCGCAAAAGTGAAGCTCTTCTAAAGTTATTTTAAGCCTTTTATCATTGTGATTTCCCCAACATATCACTTCAATGCCTTCAGGATCTTGGATTTAAAATTCAGAGCTATATACTTGACTTTCTATTCTTTGATGGTCCTACCTTGTCTCAGGGAGTGAAAGACGAAATTCAGACCATTTTCTGTACACGTAAaggttaccaaaaaaaaccatCGCTGTCAAACCGATAGAGACTGCTGTAGTAAACCACTCTCCATTTTGAACTGGGACTACAAAGGACTGCATCTTATGAGTAACAACTAATTAGCAAAAAAACAACTTTCAGATGGACTTCAGTTTAGCTTTGAAAAGAACGAGGTGGGAAGAGTGGTTCTTCCTGATATCAAGACCTAATATAAATTTATTGTAATTAAAATAAGATAGTAAATGTGCAAGTATAGACAAATAAACCAGAGGAAAAGAATAGAGAGCTTAGTTACAGATTCTGCATATATCAACTCTTTATATAAAACAGAAGTAGGTATTGCAGATCTAGGGGAAAATGACAGTTTTGTTCAATTCATGTTGCAGACACAATTGACTATTcatattaaaaaagataaaattgatCTCTTGTCTCATACCATCTATAAAAAACAATTCCAGGTGAATCATTGTccaaaaagtgaaaaataaatcaataacgCTTTTCAGAAGATAAATGGGTAATTGCTTCATGACCTAGAGACAGGACAAATTTTCTTAAACAAGTCACAAGACGCAGtagtcaataagaaaaaaaaataaaatatactacaTTAAAATAAGAATTACTGTACAGTAAAAGATACCACTAAGAGAGTGAAAACAGAATGCTGTAGGAAAAGTTATTTGTAATACGTataattagaagcaaggatggagagaccacatctcacatactctggacaagttatcaggagggatcagtccctggagaaggacatcatgctgggtagagggtcaatggaaaggaggaagaccctcgatgagatggactggcacagtggctgcaacaatgggctcaagcataacaattgtgaggatggcacaagactgggcagtgttttgttctgttgtacgcagggtcgctatgagtcggaaccaacttgatggcacctaacaacaacaaaaacatattaaatgattgttgctgttgagtgctattgagtggattttgacttatagcaacaacatgtgatagagtagaactgccccatagggtattcttggctgttatctttacaaaagcagattaccagatctttctcctgttgaGTTGCTGcatgggttcaaaacaccaacctttccattagaagCGAAGTAACTAACCtttgtgccactaaggctccttaATAAAGAATTAGTGCATAGAACATATAAAAGTCCTTTCCAATCAATAGGaaaaatacagataacacaatGGAAAAATAGGCAAAGTCTTGAATGGGGtctatttcaaaagagaaaattaaaataataaacataaaaaatcctgAACCATATTAGttatcagagaaatacaaattcaaCCAGGATGAGATACAATCCTAAACATACCAGGATGGCAACAATGAAAAAACCTGACACTACTAAATATCGACCATGCCTTGAAGTTACGAGACCTCTTGTGCATTGCTGCTCATGGGAGTGTAGagtggtacgaccactttggaaaagttTGCCACTATCATAGTTGATGGTATGTACACCCTATTGTCATCAGTTCCACTTTTAGGAGTATCATCTGCAGAAAAAAGCATGCTTATGTGCTCTAGAATGcatattaaaaaatgctcaaagcagCATAGTTCACAATAGCTAGACACTAGAAACAATGGAAATATCTATGGGAAGTAGAATAGACaaatatattttactgtgttaagACAATAGATCACTTTATGACAATAACAAAGGACAAATAATAGCTGTATACAACATAGGTACACTTTAGAAACAAGATGCAGAGCAGAAGTCAGACCCAAAAGAATATACACTGTatcattccatttatataaagttcaaaagcaAGTAAATCTGAGCTATATGGTTTAGGGACATGTTGTTAAGTGGTGAAATTGTGAAACCAAGTACAGAAGTGATTATTTTAAAAGCCCTGAGGTGGTTACCTTCAAGGGGGAGAGACTGGGTTGTGTTTCGGATGTGGAGGCCACCTAGGGTATTGGCAATGTTCTATTTCTCCACCTGGGTACTTGTTATATGAACGTTCCTTTACAATAATTTGTAAACTATACGTTTATGTTTTTTGCGCTTTTCTATGTTTAGTTATATTTCActgaaaagcttttaaaaaaataaataaatgcaaaaggCTTATAAAACTTTGGAGAACTATTCCAGTGTTCACCAAAAATATCCACTCTAACACAAATTCTGTCATAAAAATATGCTTAAAAGCACATGCCCactccagtggtctcaccccatttggagcaagggagaatgaagaaaaccaaagacaccagggaaagattagcccaaaagtctaatgggccacaactaccacagcctccactagactgagtccagcacaactagatggtgcccggctaccaccaccaactgctctgacagggatcacactagagggtcctggaaagaactggagaaaaatgtagaacaaaattctaacccacaaaaagaacagacttatgGTCTCacagaaactggaaaaatcccaaaagtatggcccacagacacccttttaactaagTACTGAGGCCACTTTTAAAGTTCAtgcttcagccaaggattagacaggcccataaaacaaagagtaacacacgtagctcaaccatgtatgcAAGActcaatgggcacaccagcccaggggcaagaacaagaaggcagacggggacagggaagctgaacaaatggaaatgggaaacccaaggtcgagaaggggagagtgttaacacatcACAGGGTCAGTAAACAATGccacaaaatgatatgtgtattaattgtctaatgagaaactaatttgggctgtaaaccttcacgtaaagcacaataaaaaaaagcacaTGGACATAAGGATTTAAACAACTACCGTCAAGAAGCACAAAATGGGATATATGGgaagaaaaatattaattttccaaCAGTTGCTTTCAATCAATTCACCAAGagctggaacaaagaaactggatgggaagaaaagaaaatgtgagGGTCTTAACTATTACGGTAGAGTCCccagtggtacaaatggttatggtgctcagctactaactgaaagtttggtgcttcaagtccatccagaggtacctcagagcaaatgcctggagatttacttccaaaacatcagcattGAAAAACCCTATCAGCGTTGAAAAAtcagcacaattctactctgactccatggggtggccacgagtcagagtcaactcaatgacaagtAGTAGTGGTAACTCTTGCGGTAAGAGAAGGCTTGGAGGGGTTAGCTCCCATTTCCTTAATTAAGTCGCTGTGTCTGGAAAGGAAACTgacttgttttctttcttgtcaGTGACTCATCGCAACTTTCTACGCTGTGAAAGAGGCACCAGAGGACTCAAGTACCATAGCAAGCTGACTTGCAACAAAGAAAATTCAAAACTGAAAGGTATAGATAGAAGAGAACATATgagaatttttcttatttttatttccattcaaATTCATAATCTCATTTAAAGAACATCTGTAGTAAACTAGGACAGATTGAAATATCataaaatgaggatctcacacaAAGGTGAACATTAATAAATTGAGATAGAATTATTTCCTGTGACGGTAATCAGTTGATTAACTCTAGAGTATATTTTAACACATTTTTTGTATCGAAAATATAtactaatttaattccattttccCTTGATTTAGACATATCATAATGACAGTTTTCTCCTAGAATATGTAGCTTTGCTGAAGTGTCTTTATCTCTTTTAATATTCTGGCATTTGTAAAGTCGTATTTGAGAGAAGGGAGAAATGCTTGAGAGTTTTGGTAGGTTCTTTGCTCCCTTCAGATAAAATGCCTTGTAAAAGGCTTGGTTATGAAAACACTTAAAATATGAATCTAAATAGATGTAGGGGTGTTGAGTAATGATCATATCTTCTTAGAGaatactttgtaattttcttatAGCCATCCTGTGATCCGGATGCTCCTGCTTAGGAGATATTCAGAATTTTAATTTTCAGGATTTGTGAGAGAACAAAATGCTTCTGGTAATCCTGGTCTTATTCCCACAAGTGGTAAATTAGATATTGGATAATAAAAACTCTTGTAACTATTTTCCATTTCAATTTTCACCTGAGGGAGCACCTGGAATTGCTGTCCTGTTGATTGGAGAGCCTTCCAGTCCAACTGCTATATTATTCTTAACGACAAAAAGACCTGGGATGAGAGTGTGAAGAACTGTACAGGGATGGGGGCCAACCTGGTGACCATCAGCACAGAGGCTGAGCAGGTACATAGGGGATTCacatcagcatctctctgctgGCATGAATCTCTTTTAGAGAAGGATTCTCTCTGCTTTGTTATGCCTCTGTGCCTTTGCTTAATCTATTCCATTTGTCTGGAaagccttttcttcctctctctttttttttagcaTGGCCAATGTTTCCTGGACTTTCAAAATTTGATTCCGGAGTTTCTTCTTCAGGAAAACTTCTCTACCACAGTGCCAGCATCTCTACTCCACCCTCCCTATTCTAAGTTAGAGTTACTTCTTTGGTGCTTCATGGCACTTGCTAGAGTGGACTGTAATTGTCTGTTCCCTACTCATTCATCTCTTCCATTGGTTTTTATGCTGAGAAGGGCTGGGGCCATGCTCACTCATCTTTGTATTTCCAGTGTTCTGTGCCGTGCCAGGCACAACGGATAGATAAGTTTTGATAAATATTTGGTGAGtaagtgaataaacaaatgattAATTAGGACTGAAATAGCATCTCAGGATGACGCATAGGAAAATAACTCAGATGTATGGTTATAATTCTAAATAAGGAACTCTCTAAggtaaattcatttaaaaaatctaaaatttaTTACTTCATGCAATTTATTTTCATATATGTAGTATTACTcagattctactctattcttggTAGCAGGGTTTTCTGGAGAATTCTGTCTCCACAGTTTTTCAGCCTACAGGTTCATTGACTCGTTGAATAAAATGGAATTTAACAAAATATACAAGAAaataaagcaatttaaaaaacaaaagttccTAAAATTCCAATCCTAATAAGCATTGGGTTAAGAGATTTACAAGTATGATCTCCATtaatcctcacagtaactctacaAAACAGTGGAGTTGGCCTTTttggagatgagaaaactgggttTGGTGATTAAAGCACCTACTAACATTACTTAACAAATGGCAGAGGCAGGATTTGGAAACACATCTGTCTGGTGCCACAGCTTTTGTTCATAATCAGTAATCTATTTGacctttttcctctttctccaaTGTAACAGCCATCACTGCATAAGCGAAAATATAGTtataaaattttatcttttttatgcaGAACTTTATTATTCAGTCTTTGGATACACAGTTTTCCTATTTCCTGGGACTTACAAATCAGAACACAGAAGGCCAGTGGCAGTGGGTGGACAGGACGCCATTTAACCCACACTTGGTGTAAGTATATTGACTGGGCCTAGAGGGCTTTATAGGCAAAGGTGAGATGAAGGTAGCAAGCAGAATTTATTACAGGGAGGAGTATAAGGTGAGTATGCTTACTCAGAGTACGGCAATATATGTCAAATAACCTTTATATGCTATTCCCCAGTTAACAGAATAAACCTGTGGCTTCAGTGAACTTTCCCTCAGTATTCTTATTTGTCCAATGCCAATGAAAGAATTGATACCATGCGAgttgtgtgaaaaaaaaaattatcttaggctttacatttgtggaaaacaaaaagaaataaaaattgtttttgaaaCAGTTATAATCTGGTGATATTCTTCCTCTAGACCAACTCTATCTAAAATAAATTTTGTAAAACTGCAAGCCatacaaccctggtggtgtagtccttaagagctatagctgctaaccaaactgtcagcagttcaaatccaccagacactccttagaaaccctatggggcagttctactctgtcctttagggtcactacgagtcggaatcaacttgacagcaacggttaaaaaagtagaaagaaataggtgaaatttattttaataatatattttatttaacccactaTATCTAAATATTGTTAACATgttatcaatataaaaattattactaatattttacattcttttttgtaCTGTCTTTTGTATCAGTAATACAATGTACACTTCACAATTAAAGCATCTCAATACAGAGAAGTCACATTTCAAGTGAttaatagccacatgtgactagtgaCTATTGTATTGAGCAGTGCAACTCTCAATTGTTCACCAGGGGGATTTTCTCTGCATTGTCACTCACGtatcattttactttttcttctctttccttttagatTCTGGCATAAAGGTGAACCCCGCAACCATCAGGAAGAACACTGTGTTGTCATTGTTCAGGAGAAAGATAAATGGGGCTGGAATGGTTTTCCTTGTCAGTTTCAGACAAGTAGGATTTGTAAGAAACCTGGAAGAGTATTCAAGTAGAAACCTCTGAACTGGCCCATGTGATGGGGCCAGAAAAGAGGAACCCATTAGACTAGGGCAGGATGCGCATCCGCCACTGGAATAGAAAACACATGCTGGGTCATAAAGCATTTTTGGTCATGATGGCCTTATTTGTCTTTGCTCAATTCACTCAAAACACTGTGGTTTTGTGTGGTGTTTCAGTGGAAGAAGTCTTcttttctgtggaaaccagttttTATTATCTTTACTTTCTTGATAGAATTTCAAGGTATTTCCTTCTCAGTTGGTATGCCTTGATTACATATTTAAGATAATGACTTAAATAATACAATTTCTTTGTCATTTCTCCCCTGCTCGGATTTTTAGCCCTTTAAAATTCAAAGGCAAGCTATTCCAACACCATTTTTAACCCAAATATCACAAGCCCTTTAAGGTTATTTTCAAGAAAAATTGTTATCGCTTGATGCTTTGATTTCTGACTTTTAAATAATATCAGCCATTAGTACTATTGACATTCCATGGGAAAATTTCTTCCAGAACAATAGTGTAGACTacttctgaattatggtgttgcacAGGTAGAAAAAGAAAAGTCCATGTACGTTATAAAAGTTTACTTTTTTACCCTAAATGTCTTCTCAAAGCCACACAGGCTACCTTAACCAAACTTCTTCAGTTCTATCGCTGAGGGAACAAAATCCTAGAGAAGCCAAGGGTTCAACTTCACATTGCTAGTTCGTGACAGAACTAGGAAGGACTATGACCCAGATCTACCCTGCCGTCAAGGTGAAATGCATTCCCTTTGGTATTTATTACACGAAATAACTGGGGTGACAGCTCTCTTTACCTGGCTAACAGgtaaaatttcttaaaaatttgaAGTAGCATCATATTAGTGTTTTAATTTGAATCATATTTAAAGCCATTTATGTAAATTACCATTTTTTTTAGAGTTATGAATTTGTTGCTCAAATTAGCAAGGAAGGCATTGTTTTAAGAACTTGAAATTATGCTTTTGCGATATCTGTGATATttattttgcagcagttttatCCAATTTCAACAGAATATTGTTGTTTTTCTTAAATGTCTCAATTTGCTTATGTCTCCTGATCTAAGTTGAAAAATATTAAGTCTTTTAACCTAACCTTCTTGataccatttaaaaatatttattttgtaaattacTTATTGATTATCTGAGtttagaatattgttgttgttaggtgtcgttgagtcagttccaactcatagcgaccctccatacaacggaacgaaacactgccgggtcctgcgccatcctaacaatcgttatgcttgaacccgttgtttcagccactctgtcaatccatctccttgagggtcttcctattttttgatgaccctctactttaccaagcatgatgtctcttttcagggactggttcctcctgatgacatatccaaagtatgtaaagcaaagtctcgccacccttgcttctaaggagcattctggctgtacttttcccaagacagatttgttgattcttctgacagcccatggtatattcactattcttcaccaaaaccttagttcaaaggcatctgttcttctttggtcttccttattcgttcattgtccagctttcatacgcatatgaggcaattgaaaacaccatgttttgggtcaggcgcaccctagtccttaaagtgacatctttgctttttaacattttaaagaggtcttaagAATATTAAGTGTGAGTGTGTCCTTAAAGCTGATACTTTGAAGTAGTTTTAAGTGACTTTAAATTTCATTTGCCATATTCACTAAACTACCTAGCACAAAATGTGTAAAACCTGTTGATGTAACTTAAATGTTAACGCTAGCGGGTTTTGCATATTTAATATTATTCATTTATAATTTGGATAAATGCATGTAGGTAGAGATTCAGTTGTCAATAAACTTTGACTCTTTTTTTATACGTCTATATCTATATTCCCTTTCTCCCAATGCTGATCATTTTCATTACCTCCATGGCTACCAGCACAGTCCCAATTACTTTCCCTCTCTCCTGGACTGATTGGTCCCCCTTGTTCCTTTCCAGTTTATTCTCAACTCTGACATATTCTCTAGTCTTcaaagtttcttttattttttaagtaaatttgttttattaaaatttaGTTTCAAGATTCTAAGCCCAAAATCAACATCTTTCCtaaaattttattattactaATAATCATAGGGTTAATATTCCTTTTTTGaaagcagctttattgagatagaaTTCGCACATCATACAATTCACCTATTTAAAgcgtacaattcaatgatttttattaTGTTCACAGATATGCGAAACCAATAACCAAAATTTTAGAACTTTTTTGTCACCTCAGGAAGAAACTACATTCTTTTGTTATCATCCCCCATACCTCATCCCAGCCcaaagcaaccactaatctattttctgtctctagatTTCCCTATTTTGGACTTCCATATGAATGGCATCGTATAGTATGTAGTCtcctgtgactggcttctttcacttagcatactgtTTTCGAGGTTCATTCATTGTAgcctgtatcagtacttcataCTAATAACATTCCatcgtatggatataccacattttctctATCCATTTGTcccttgatggacatttgagttgtttccgcCTTTTGAGTAatgctgtttctaccttttgagtAATGCACGTGCATGTTTTTGTGTACACAAATGTTTTCGTTTCTCTCGGGTATATATACTTAGAAGagtaattgctgggtcatagggttgctgtgagtcacaatggactcaacagcatacaacaatgacatagtaactctatgtttaattaTTCAAGAAACCACCAGACTGTTTTTCAAAGGTGGCTGAAGCTTTTTCTATTCATTCCAGCAGTGCATTGGGATTCTAGTTTCTCCACatgcttgccaacatttgttgatATCTGACTTTTTCATTCTAACTATCCTAACGGTGTGAAGTGGtacctcattatggttttgatttgcatttccctgctgactaat
Proteins encoded in this window:
- the CLEC4D gene encoding C-type lectin domain family 4 member D, yielding MMVEEPQSRRDRHPKLIPWTIAVVFISLLSACFITSCLVTHRNFLRCERGTRGLKYHSKLTCNKENSKLKGSTWNCCPVDWRAFQSNCYIILNDKKTWDESVKNCTGMGANLVTISTEAEQNFIIQSLDTQFSYFLGLTNQNTEGQWQWVDRTPFNPHLVFWHKGEPRNHQEEHCVVIVQEKDKWGWNGFPCQFQTSRICKKPGRVFK